A window of Caldibacillus debilis DSM 16016 genomic DNA:
TTCCCCCTGGCGCCCATGAGCAGCCCTTTGGACAGCGCCTTCCCCACATTTCCGATATGGTCCTGCAAATGGTTTTTCACTTCGTTCGCCCCGGAGTTCATCGTCAGCTTCATGTTCGTTCCGGTATCGCCGTCCGGAACCGGGAAAACGTTCAGCGCATCAACGTTTTTCGCATTTTCCGACAGGTGGTGAAAACCCTGGAAAATCATGTCTGCGAATCGTTTCCCATCCAATACCGTAATTGCCACAACGTCTCCTCCTTACTTACGGGTTGATAACCCGGACTCCTTGTACGAATATATTTACCGAGTCCGCCGCAAGGCCGATCGTTTTTTCCAATACGTATTTGACTTTCGTCTGCACGTTGGCGGCCACTTCGGAAATCTTCGTTCCGTAGCCGACAATGATGTACATGTCAATGTGGATTTGGCCGTTTTCCTGGCGCACAACGACCCCTTTGGAATAGTTTTCCTTCTTTAAAATTTCCGAGATCCCGTCCCTGATCTGGTGTTTGGACGCCATGCCGACGATTCCGTAACAGTCGACGGCCGCTCCGCCGCAAATTTGGGCAATCGTTTCGTTGGAAATTTCAATATGTCCGTATTTCGTCTTCAATTCAATGGACATTCTAACTCCCCCTTTTGGAATAGGACGAAGACTGAACCCATTTTACTATACTCGATCCTTAATGAAAAGTCTATCATATCAGGAAGGAATTGGCCGCAGAACCTTCCTTTGTTCACAGTTTCTCAAATCTTCCGGACGGCCCGGCCGGTTAAAAAAGATCGTCTTTCCATGCCTGTTTCCTCCTTGGGCGTCCGCCCGGTTCCGCCGGCGGTTTGGCGAAAAGAGGGTCCTTCGCCGCAAATGCCCCTCCTTTTCACGCAAAACGAACAAAGTTGGAAAGGCCGGATTTCCCGCACCGGCCGAAAAGCCGCCGCCAA
This region includes:
- a CDS encoding Asp23/Gls24 family envelope stress response protein — encoded protein: MSIELKTKYGHIEISNETIAQICGGAAVDCYGIVGMASKHQIRDGISEILKKENYSKGVVVRQENGQIHIDMYIIVGYGTKISEVAANVQTKVKYVLEKTIGLAADSVNIFVQGVRVINP